A window of the Candidatus Brocadiaceae bacterium genome harbors these coding sequences:
- a CDS encoding 4Fe-4S binding protein: MVRVKKKFIKDKCVTCKQCMMECSVRHSVSKNIYDAFGENPKSHYRLQVSVRKDKPHMTVCQNCANPKCMASCEYDAIIRYEDGNVVIDKEKCTGCWACVTACPFGAITKDPELNIAFNCDDCRGYDTLACVEACKTGALVYVE; encoded by the coding sequence ATGGTAAGAGTAAAAAAGAAATTCATAAAGGACAAGTGTGTAACCTGCAAACAATGTATGATGGAGTGCTCAGTAAGACACTCTGTATCGAAAAATATCTATGATGCCTTTGGAGAAAACCCCAAATCACATTACCGGTTGCAGGTGTCTGTAAGAAAAGATAAACCCCACATGACGGTATGTCAGAATTGTGCAAATCCAAAATGTATGGCCTCCTGTGAATATGATGCCATAATACGATATGAGGATGGGAATGTGGTTATCGACAAGGAAAAGTGTACCGGTTGTTGGGCCTGTGTGACGGCATGTCCTTTTGGCGCGATAACAAAGGATCCGGAACTTAATATTGCCTTTAACTGTGATGACTGCAGAGGATACGATACGCTTGCCTGTGTAGAAGCCTGTAAAACCGGGGCGCTTGTTTATGTAGAATGA
- a CDS encoding biopolymer transporter ExbD → MRFREKSSSKSFINLTPLVDMLFIILLFFLVTSTFIEQPNIKLELPSTIHASASKLEKQVLTISREGTLFFQEKHIERKDLVSTLKRAFVDQDDKTLVLRADKNVPYGVVIDVMDAAKGAGLKRIVAPTVFDQEKQS, encoded by the coding sequence ATGCGATTCAGGGAAAAATCTTCTTCAAAGTCTTTCATAAACCTTACGCCACTTGTGGATATGTTGTTTATCATTCTTTTATTTTTTTTGGTTACTTCCACTTTTATAGAACAACCTAATATTAAACTTGAACTTCCTTCGACAATACATGCATCTGCCAGTAAGTTGGAAAAGCAGGTCCTGACTATTTCACGAGAGGGAACGCTCTTTTTTCAGGAAAAACATATAGAAAGAAAGGACCTCGTTTCGACATTGAAAAGGGCTTTTGTCGATCAGGACGATAAGACCCTTGTTTTGCGTGCGGATAAAAATGTTCCCTATGGCGTGGTTATTGATGTCATGGATGCGGCCAAAGGCGCCGGGTTAAAAAGGATAGTCGCTCCGACAGTATTTGATCAGGAAAAACAATCTTAG
- a CDS encoding MotA/TolQ/ExbB proton channel family protein: protein MEWLLGAGPIMIPLLICSILSLAVILERTINLRRNKILKPEIVQTIEAIRGPADIPLAISKCEVIGGPFSNLLRKILANKHLTREEKYIDIQATGRQETKVLEKRLWLLEVITAVAPLLGLLGTVLGLEDIFGIISELGLGHAKAFAGGLAVAIRTTVFGLSIAIPSLVAYNYFDKKVDAIVLEIEELTLGLLNTLYPSKDVDKKMKL, encoded by the coding sequence TTGGAGTGGTTATTAGGCGCTGGTCCCATAATGATACCGTTACTCATTTGTTCTATTTTGTCCCTGGCGGTAATTTTGGAGAGAACAATAAATTTACGTAGAAACAAGATTCTGAAACCTGAAATCGTTCAGACGATTGAAGCGATACGAGGTCCTGCGGATATTCCCCTTGCCATTTCCAAATGTGAGGTAATAGGTGGTCCGTTTTCTAATCTTTTACGGAAAATTCTTGCCAATAAACATCTTACCCGTGAAGAAAAATATATAGATATTCAGGCAACTGGCAGACAGGAAACAAAAGTACTTGAAAAGAGACTATGGCTTTTAGAGGTTATTACTGCCGTAGCCCCTTTATTAGGGTTATTAGGTACGGTGCTTGGTTTGGAAGACATTTTTGGAATCATATCGGAGCTTGGACTTGGACACGCCAAGGCATTTGCGGGGGGGCTTGCCGTCGCCATTCGTACGACGGTGTTTGGGCTCAGTATTGCAATCCCGTCGCTCGTTGCATATAATTATTTTGACAAAAAAGTGGACGCCATCGTATTGGAAATTGAGGAACTCACCCTGGGGCTTCTCAATACACTCTATCCGTCAAAAGACGTTGATAAAAAAATGAAGTTGTAA
- a CDS encoding TonB C-terminal domain-containing protein: MFIKSQKSFFRKNLFVSLIAISSIIHGILIFLSPQAGQIFGLRSLRDSFIRESGEYEVLLEFEDAQDQKEKRSDTDTIQPERDKEKQKLIEKKRKTFADTSGNLEDEEPTGETDKIGEKGSLAKDSFFDEKQPVNDEPRAEGSSNAPLLGKGETGFFSEEKQQPQQAQESTALASKVVESFQEKNNAQRHVTVAKDRAKRAVQDVPFKTSPEDRVETFDETELFEQEKPIVTEKSIQKQKKERLTVGKGVIQDNTVEPLPNQEGVLFPEKQDDLIEGGEEETEKEKEPPLASLEEKKSEKEGKEHTKRVNEETSRPLDAPEIPLFSSELPDIESQPEIEDAFQEQDSREELQQPKVSLRLNAKSEGSNKDPVLFEDTISNAAIPGASSFNVKKHDYAAYFKHIRDRISLFWFLGYGTRAEIKLETKDDKPVVVEFKVLPDGSLAEVKIIDDAGNFQLASRLISSIKKAAPLNPFPPEIKESSVDVRFNFYFF; the protein is encoded by the coding sequence AATCCCAGAAATCCTTTTTTCGTAAAAATCTGTTTGTCTCTCTTATTGCGATATCTTCGATTATACATGGCATTCTTATTTTCCTGTCACCGCAGGCAGGCCAGATATTTGGTCTCAGATCGCTTCGTGATAGTTTTATCCGTGAGTCAGGTGAGTATGAGGTGCTGTTAGAATTTGAAGATGCGCAAGATCAAAAAGAAAAGAGATCTGATACGGATACGATACAACCTGAACGTGATAAAGAAAAACAGAAACTTATCGAAAAAAAACGTAAAACGTTTGCTGATACTTCGGGGAACCTGGAAGATGAAGAGCCAACAGGAGAAACGGATAAAATAGGCGAAAAAGGTTCTCTGGCAAAAGATAGTTTTTTCGACGAAAAACAACCGGTCAATGATGAGCCTCGCGCTGAAGGGTCTTCTAATGCGCCGCTGCTGGGTAAAGGAGAGACAGGTTTCTTCAGTGAAGAAAAACAACAACCACAGCAGGCTCAGGAATCAACGGCGCTGGCATCCAAAGTTGTAGAGTCGTTTCAGGAAAAAAACAATGCGCAACGCCATGTCACAGTGGCAAAAGACAGGGCAAAACGCGCAGTTCAAGATGTGCCGTTTAAAACTTCTCCTGAAGACAGGGTTGAGACTTTTGATGAGACGGAGTTATTTGAGCAGGAAAAGCCAATAGTAACAGAAAAATCAATCCAAAAGCAGAAAAAGGAACGGCTCACAGTGGGGAAGGGTGTTATTCAAGACAATACCGTGGAACCTCTTCCTAACCAGGAAGGGGTTTTGTTCCCGGAAAAACAGGATGATCTGATTGAGGGGGGGGAGGAGGAGACGGAAAAAGAGAAAGAACCACCGCTTGCTTCTCTTGAGGAAAAAAAGTCAGAGAAAGAAGGGAAGGAACACACAAAAAGAGTGAATGAAGAGACTTCAAGACCATTGGATGCACCGGAAATACCATTGTTTTCATCGGAATTGCCGGACATTGAATCCCAACCTGAAATTGAGGATGCCTTTCAAGAGCAGGATAGCCGGGAAGAATTACAACAGCCGAAGGTTTCACTGCGTCTCAATGCAAAATCAGAGGGGTCAAATAAGGATCCCGTGCTCTTTGAAGATACAATATCAAATGCCGCAATTCCGGGAGCATCATCCTTTAATGTAAAGAAACACGATTATGCTGCTTATTTTAAGCATATTAGAGACAGAATATCATTATTTTGGTTCCTCGGATATGGAACCCGGGCGGAGATAAAATTGGAGACCAAAGACGACAAACCGGTCGTCGTGGAGTTTAAGGTCCTGCCGGATGGTTCTCTTGCCGAGGTTAAAATTATAGACGATGCGGGTAACTTTCAACTTGCTTCCAGGCTTATATCTTCTATAAAAAAGGCGGCTCCGTTGAACCCCTTTCCGCCGGAAATTAAGGAATCTTCAGTGGATGTGCGGTTTAATTTTTATTTTTTTTAA